A stretch of DNA from Rhizobium rhododendri:
GAGACAGCTCGCCAAGAGGAACCATATGCGGGTGAGGTGAGGTTGGTGGCGGGAGGTGGTGCCGGATATTGCCAATGGGCAAGAATCTTGCCGAATAGACAGTCGTTCACAGGAGACAGCATCGCCTCGGCAGCCGTGCTGCACCAGAGGCGATCATCGCGTGTTCGAAAAGTGAACCTTGCTAGGCTTTGGAATAACAGGGTTCTGGACCTGGGTGTCGCTCCAGATGAGTTCTCGACCATCCACCGATGTCACTTCGAGGCGGGAAACAAGAGCACCGTTCTTCTTGTCCACCAGTGAAGATCGCTCTTCCTCGGGAGCGAACAGATTTTCTTCACCCCACTGGCGAAGAGCCACGATGACGGGGAACAATCTGCTTCCCTTGGTTGTCAGCACGTATTCCCGATAGGCTGTGCCATCCGAGGCAGGCGCAGTTTCAAAGATTCCACGCTTCACGAGGTCGCGCAACCTGCTCGCTAATACGCCCTTGCCGATACCCAATCCGGTCTGGAATTCGCTAAAACGGCGGGCGCCATCAAATGCGTCGCGAATAATGAGCAAAGACCACCAATCCCCTATCACATCCAAGGAACGCGCTACCGGGCACCCTGAATTCCAAAGACTGACGCGCTTGACCATCGGCTCTCACTCCATGCAATCATTCTGGTTCTAACTTAGAACTAGAAATAACGCAATCCAGCGGGTCTCATGAACAACAGGATTGAATTCATGCAGAGGATTGCAAGAT
This window harbors:
- a CDS encoding winged helix-turn-helix transcriptional regulator, which gives rise to MVKRVSLWNSGCPVARSLDVIGDWWSLLIIRDAFDGARRFSEFQTGLGIGKGVLASRLRDLVKRGIFETAPASDGTAYREYVLTTKGSRLFPVIVALRQWGEENLFAPEEERSSLVDKKNGALVSRLEVTSVDGRELIWSDTQVQNPVIPKPSKVHFSNTR